One Dictyoglomus turgidum DSM 6724 DNA window includes the following coding sequences:
- the alaS gene encoding alanine--tRNA ligase: protein MRSSDIRKKFIDYFVSKDHLHLPSASLVPSDDPTLLFTTAGMVPFKPYFLGQGIPPKRRITTVQKCFRTTDIERVGITPRHLTFLEMLGNFSFGDYFKREAIGFAYEFLTKELGIPISKLWISVYEEDDEAYDIWNKEIGIPKERIVRLGKEDNFWGPPGPTGPCGPCSEIYYDFGPKSKDEEDCKPGDPCDRFMEIWNLVFMAYYMDEEGKLSPLPQKNIDTGMGLERITTVVEGVSNVFETDLFVPIIEEIRKIVKDSDSVTERLISDHIRGITFLMGDGVVPTNEGRGYVLRRLIRRSLRRAYKHGIVKPFLYKLVPIVVDIMKDAYPDLIEKKDYIQKVLIKEEDQFLRTLEQGLSLLEDYFRKAPSKTVGGEFAFKLYDTYGFPIELTKEIAEEEGFVVDVDGFNKYMEEQREKARASMEAKLEESFISLSDDEVYLMKSLPKSEFVGYEVLESESKVLFFIGGKHGKKISNGEEVYFLMDKTPFYPEGGGQVSDTGKVYNSEVEVMVLEVKRLGEDFIIHRGKVLKGEFEEGQIVRAEVDKEKRYHTMRHHTATHLLHAALREYLGTHVMQSGSLVSPEFLRFDFTHHSPLTYEDLKIIERKVNENILANHKVEKFWTNLEEAKRMGAIALFTEKYQKNVRIIKINNVSMELCGGTHVDCTGEIGSFYIVKEEGIGSGIRRIFAVCGLKAWEFQKRREEILNKISFVLKSSPDEIYVKLEKLIDEMKEKEKKIKDLEERIIEKELEVLANKIENWGEFSFICTYVDMENEAIKKLGDHLKSKNDNLIMVFFKPSDNKLLGTIMVSKKVNLKGITAKKIVEIIGERFNGKGGGKDTLAQISLPKTDIEDIKRALKETLLK, encoded by the coding sequence ATGAGAAGTAGTGACATAAGGAAAAAATTTATAGATTATTTTGTAAGTAAGGACCATCTACATTTGCCCAGTGCCTCATTAGTGCCATCCGATGATCCAACTCTTCTTTTTACCACTGCTGGAATGGTACCTTTTAAACCATATTTCTTAGGTCAGGGCATACCTCCCAAAAGGAGAATTACTACTGTTCAAAAATGTTTTCGAACCACTGATATAGAAAGGGTAGGTATAACTCCAAGACATCTTACATTTTTGGAGATGCTTGGAAATTTTTCCTTTGGAGACTATTTTAAGAGGGAGGCAATCGGTTTTGCATATGAATTTTTAACTAAAGAACTTGGAATTCCTATATCCAAATTATGGATTTCAGTTTACGAAGAAGATGATGAGGCTTATGATATTTGGAATAAAGAGATAGGAATTCCTAAGGAAAGAATTGTAAGATTAGGAAAAGAAGATAATTTCTGGGGTCCCCCAGGACCCACTGGACCTTGTGGTCCTTGTTCCGAGATTTATTATGATTTTGGACCTAAAAGTAAAGATGAAGAGGATTGTAAGCCTGGAGACCCCTGTGATAGATTTATGGAAATATGGAATTTAGTATTTATGGCATATTATATGGATGAAGAAGGAAAACTTTCTCCTCTTCCTCAGAAAAATATTGATACAGGTATGGGGCTTGAGCGAATCACCACAGTGGTGGAAGGGGTAAGTAATGTTTTTGAAACGGATCTATTTGTTCCTATTATTGAGGAAATCAGGAAGATTGTAAAGGATTCGGATTCTGTTACGGAAAGATTAATTTCTGATCACATTAGAGGAATTACGTTTTTAATGGGAGACGGTGTAGTACCGACCAACGAAGGCAGAGGTTATGTTTTAAGAAGACTTATAAGGAGGTCATTAAGGAGGGCATATAAACATGGTATAGTGAAACCTTTCTTATACAAGTTAGTCCCTATTGTGGTTGATATAATGAAAGATGCTTATCCTGATTTAATAGAAAAAAAAGATTATATTCAAAAAGTACTCATAAAGGAAGAGGATCAATTTTTAAGGACCTTAGAGCAAGGTCTGTCCCTCTTAGAAGACTACTTTAGAAAAGCTCCAAGTAAAACGGTAGGTGGGGAGTTTGCTTTTAAACTTTATGATACTTATGGTTTTCCTATTGAGTTAACAAAAGAGATAGCAGAGGAAGAAGGATTCGTCGTAGATGTAGACGGTTTTAACAAATATATGGAGGAGCAAAGAGAAAAAGCAAGAGCCTCTATGGAGGCGAAGCTTGAAGAAAGTTTTATTTCTCTTTCCGATGATGAGGTCTATCTTATGAAATCTCTCCCTAAATCTGAGTTTGTTGGATATGAAGTTTTGGAAAGTGAAAGTAAGGTACTCTTCTTCATTGGAGGAAAACATGGGAAAAAGATTTCCAATGGAGAAGAAGTTTACTTTTTAATGGATAAAACCCCCTTTTATCCCGAAGGAGGAGGTCAAGTCTCTGATACAGGTAAGGTTTATAATTCGGAAGTTGAAGTAATGGTTTTGGAGGTCAAAAGATTAGGAGAAGATTTCATTATTCATAGAGGAAAGGTTTTAAAAGGAGAGTTTGAAGAAGGCCAAATAGTTAGGGCAGAAGTTGATAAGGAGAAAAGATATCACACTATGAGACATCATACCGCAACTCATCTTCTCCATGCAGCACTAAGGGAATATTTAGGTACCCATGTTATGCAGTCGGGATCCTTAGTGTCTCCCGAATTTTTAAGATTTGATTTTACCCATCATTCTCCCCTAACCTATGAAGATTTAAAGATAATAGAAAGAAAAGTAAATGAAAATATTTTAGCGAACCATAAGGTAGAGAAATTCTGGACTAATTTAGAAGAAGCAAAAAGGATGGGAGCTATTGCTCTGTTTACGGAAAAATACCAAAAAAATGTGAGAATTATTAAAATTAATAATGTAAGTATGGAACTTTGTGGTGGTACTCATGTGGATTGTACTGGAGAAATAGGAAGTTTTTACATAGTGAAAGAAGAAGGAATAGGAAGTGGGATAAGGAGAATTTTTGCTGTCTGTGGGTTAAAGGCTTGGGAGTTTCAAAAGAGAAGAGAAGAAATTCTAAATAAAATCTCTTTCGTACTTAAGTCTTCTCCCGATGAGATTTATGTGAAACTGGAAAAGTTAATTGATGAAATGAAAGAAAAAGAAAAGAAGATAAAAGATCTTGAAGAAAGAATAATTGAGAAAGAGTTGGAAGTTTTGGCTAATAAGATTGAAAATTGGGGTGAGTTTTCCTTTATTTGTACTTATGTAGATATGGAGAATGAAGCCATAAAAAAGCTTGGCGATCACTTAAAGAGTAAAAATGATAATCTAATTATGGTTTTCTTTAAGCCCTCAGATAATAAGCTTTTAGGAACAATTATGGTGAGCAAAAAAGTAAATTTGAAGGGAATAACTGCTAAAAAGATTGTGGAAATAATTGGAGAAAGATTTAATGGTAAAGGAGGAGGAAAGGATACCTTAGCCCAGATTAGTTTACCTAAGACTGATATAGAGGACATAAAGAGAGCCTTAAAAGAGACACTTTTGAAATGA
- the ruvX gene encoding Holliday junction resolvase RuvX, whose product MRVLAIDWGEKYIGLAISDPLRIIAQGLDVWEIKDEEDFVNRLKKLIKEYNVSEIVLGYPISLRGHENEKTKKIEYVAERIKTVVNLPIKFVDERFTTMEAERVLLEGDIKRRDRKLLKNKQAAVIILQKYLDSLSLDTKI is encoded by the coding sequence ATGAGAGTCCTTGCTATTGATTGGGGAGAAAAATATATAGGGCTTGCTATATCGGATCCTTTAAGGATAATTGCTCAGGGATTAGATGTTTGGGAAATTAAAGATGAAGAAGATTTTGTAAATAGATTAAAAAAGTTGATAAAGGAATACAATGTTAGTGAAATAGTCTTAGGATATCCTATAAGTCTGAGAGGACATGAAAATGAGAAGACAAAAAAAATAGAGTATGTTGCAGAGAGAATAAAAACTGTCGTAAATCTGCCTATAAAATTTGTGGATGAAAGATTTACTACTATGGAGGCTGAAAGAGTTCTTTTAGAGGGTGACATAAAAAGAAGAGATCGAAAACTTTTGAAAAATAAACAGGCAGCAGTAATAATTTTACAGAAGTATCTTGATTCTTTATCTCTTGACACAAAAATATAA